One stretch of Equus przewalskii isolate Varuska chromosome 9, EquPr2, whole genome shotgun sequence DNA includes these proteins:
- the PRRG2 gene encoding transmembrane gamma-carboxyglutamic acid protein 2 isoform X2 has product MRGHPSLLLLYLGLTTCLDTSAPGEQDQVFLDSPEAQSFLGGRRRIPRANHWDLELLTPGNLERECQEERCSWEEARECFEDNTLTERFWEDYIYNGKGGRGRVDLAGLAVGLTSGILLIVLAGLGAFWYLHWRRRRGQQPSPQEAELVSPLSSLGPPTPLPPPPPLPPGLPTYEQALAASGVHDAPPPPYTSLRRPR; this is encoded by the exons ATGAGGGGCCACCCCTCTCTGCTGCTGCTATACCTGGGATTGACCACCTGCCTGGACACCTCAGCCCCTGGGGAGCAAGATCAAG TCTTCCTGGACTCGCCTGAGGCCCAGAGCTTCCTGGGTGGCCGCAGACGGATCCCACGCGCCAATCACTGGGACCTGGAGCTGCTGACACCGGGGAACTTGGAACGAGAGTGTCAGGAGGAGAGGTGTTCCTGGGAGGAGGCGCGGGAGTGCTTTGAGGACAATACTCTGACG GAGCGCTTCTGGGAGGATTACATATACAACGGCAAAGGAG GGCGTGGACGAGTGGATCTAGCAGGCCTGGCTGTGGGACTGACCTCTGGCATCCTCCTCATTGTCCTCGCTGGCCTGGGAGCCTTTTGGTATCTGCACTGGCGTCGGCGTCGAGGCCAGCAGCCTAGTCCTCAAGA GGCCGAGCTCGTCAGCCCCCTGAGCTCTCTCGGCCCACCGACGCCCCTGCCCCCGCCTCCGCCCCTACCGCCGGGCCTCCCCACCTACGAGCAGGCGCTGGCGGCCTCGGGCGTGCACGACGCACCTCCGCCCCCTTACACCAG CCTCAGGAGGCCTCGCTGA
- the PRRG2 gene encoding transmembrane gamma-carboxyglutamic acid protein 2 isoform X1: MRGHPSLLLLYLGLTTCLDTSAPGEQDQEVFLDSPEAQSFLGGRRRIPRANHWDLELLTPGNLERECQEERCSWEEARECFEDNTLTERFWEDYIYNGKGGRGRVDLAGLAVGLTSGILLIVLAGLGAFWYLHWRRRRGQQPSPQEAELVSPLSSLGPPTPLPPPPPLPPGLPTYEQALAASGVHDAPPPPYTSLRRPR, translated from the exons ATGAGGGGCCACCCCTCTCTGCTGCTGCTATACCTGGGATTGACCACCTGCCTGGACACCTCAGCCCCTGGGGAGCAAGATCAAG AAGTCTTCCTGGACTCGCCTGAGGCCCAGAGCTTCCTGGGTGGCCGCAGACGGATCCCACGCGCCAATCACTGGGACCTGGAGCTGCTGACACCGGGGAACTTGGAACGAGAGTGTCAGGAGGAGAGGTGTTCCTGGGAGGAGGCGCGGGAGTGCTTTGAGGACAATACTCTGACG GAGCGCTTCTGGGAGGATTACATATACAACGGCAAAGGAG GGCGTGGACGAGTGGATCTAGCAGGCCTGGCTGTGGGACTGACCTCTGGCATCCTCCTCATTGTCCTCGCTGGCCTGGGAGCCTTTTGGTATCTGCACTGGCGTCGGCGTCGAGGCCAGCAGCCTAGTCCTCAAGA GGCCGAGCTCGTCAGCCCCCTGAGCTCTCTCGGCCCACCGACGCCCCTGCCCCCGCCTCCGCCCCTACCGCCGGGCCTCCCCACCTACGAGCAGGCGCTGGCGGCCTCGGGCGTGCACGACGCACCTCCGCCCCCTTACACCAG CCTCAGGAGGCCTCGCTGA